In Notamacropus eugenii isolate mMacEug1 chromosome 1, mMacEug1.pri_v2, whole genome shotgun sequence, one genomic interval encodes:
- the HCK gene encoding tyrosine-protein kinase HCK isoform X2: MGCVKSRFTQDGGKFSKKESQTNTQGPVYVPDPTSSGKKIISDSSVVQNISSDARSESTDITVVALYDYEAIHKEDLSFRKGDQMMVLEKSGEWWKARSLATRKEGYIPSNYVAQINSLETEEWFFKGISRKDAERHLLAPGNILGSFMIRDSETTKGSYSLSIRDYDAQHQDAVKHYKIRTLDNGGFYISPRSTFNTLQDLVAHYKKGSDGLCQKLTMPCMVPKPQKPWEKDAWEIPRESLKLERLLGAGQFGEVWMATYNKHTKVAVKTMKPGSMSVEAFLAEANLMKSLQHDKLVKLHAVVTKEEPIYIITEFMAKGSLLDFLKSDEGRKQPLPKLIDFSAQIAEGMAFIELRNYIHRDLRAANILVNSALVCKIADFGLARLIEDNLYNAREGAKFPIKWTAPEAINFGSFTIKSDVWSFGILLMEIVTYGRIPYPGMSNPEVIRSLDRGYRMPRTDNCPEELYNIMTRCWMNKPEDRPTFEYLQSVLEDFYTATESQYQKQP, translated from the exons ATGGGGTGTGTGAAGTCCAGGTTTACTCAAGATGGTGGGAAGTTCTCCAAAAAAGAGTCTCAAACAAATACTCAGGGCCCTGTTTATGTGCCAGATCCAACATCCTCTGGAAAAAAG ATAATCAGTGATTCCAGTGTTGTCCAGAACATCTCCTCTGATG CACGCTCTGAGAGTACAGACATCACAGTTGTGGCTCTATATGACTACGAAGCCATCCACAAAGAGGATCTCAGCTTCCGGAAGGGTGACCAGATGATGGTCCTAGAAAA GTCTGGAGAGTGGTGGAAAGCTCGATCTCTTGCAACTCGAAAGGAGGGCTATATCCCAAGTAACTATGTAGCTCAGATCAACTCATTGGAGACAGAGGA ATGGTTCTTCAAAGGCATCAGCCGTAAGGATGCGGAGCGTCACCTGCTGGCACCTGGGAACATACTGGGCTCCTTCATGATTCGGGACAGTGAGACCACCAAAG GCAGCTATTCCTTATCAATACGGGACTATGATGCCCAGCACCAGGATGCAGTGAAGCATTATAAGATCCGGACCCTGGATAATGGCGGTTTCTATATCTCCCCACGGAGCACTTTTAACACTCTGCAGGATCTAGTGGCCCACTACAAGA AAGGAAGCGATGGCTTATGCCAGAAGCTAACCATGCCCTGTATGGTCCCCAAGCCCCAGAAACCCTGGGAAAAGGATGCCTGGGAAATCCCCAGGGAATCTCTGAAATTGGAGAGGCTACTAGGAGCTGGGCAATTTGGAGAAGTCTGGATGG CTACCTACAACAAACACACCAAGGTGGCCGTGAAGACCATGAAGCCAGGAAGCATGTCCGTAGAAGCCTTCTTGGCTGAAGCCAACCTGATGAAGTCTCTGCAACACGACAAGCTCGTGAAGCTGCATGCCGTGGTCACCAAGGAAGAGCCCATCTACATCATCACTGAATTCATGGCAAAAG GAAGCCTGCTGGACTTTCTGAAAAGTGATGAAGGCCGAAAACAACCCCTACCCAAGCTCATCGATTTCTCAGCCCAG ATTGCTGAGGGAATGGCCTTTATTGAGTTGAGGAACTATATCCACCGAGATTTAAGAGCAGCCAACATCCTCGTCAACTCGGCCCTGGTGTGTAAGATTGCTGACTTTGGCTTGGCTCGGCTCATTGAGGACAACCTATACAATGCTCGAGAAG GAGCTAAGTTTCCCATCAAGTGGACAGCTCCAGAGGCCATCAACTTCGGCTCCTTTACCATCAAGTCAGATGTGTGGTCCTTCGGCATCCTCTTGATGGAGATAGTCACTTATGGCCGGATTCCCTATCCAG GAATGTCTAACCCTGAAGTGATCCGTTCCCTGGATCGTGGATACCGGATGCCTCGTACAGATAACTGCCCTGAAGAGCTATACAACATCATGACTCGCTGCTGGATGAACAAACCTGAAGACCGGCCTACGTTTGAATATCTCCAAAGTGTGCTGGAGGACTTCTACACTGCCACTGAGAGCCAGTACCAAAAGCAGCCATGA
- the HCK gene encoding tyrosine-protein kinase HCK isoform X1 — protein sequence MPQKRRNPKKTELGAPGAGLEPHVLGQFRRLKVRMGCVKSRFTQDGGKFSKKESQTNTQGPVYVPDPTSSGKKIISDSSVVQNISSDARSESTDITVVALYDYEAIHKEDLSFRKGDQMMVLEKSGEWWKARSLATRKEGYIPSNYVAQINSLETEEWFFKGISRKDAERHLLAPGNILGSFMIRDSETTKGSYSLSIRDYDAQHQDAVKHYKIRTLDNGGFYISPRSTFNTLQDLVAHYKKGSDGLCQKLTMPCMVPKPQKPWEKDAWEIPRESLKLERLLGAGQFGEVWMATYNKHTKVAVKTMKPGSMSVEAFLAEANLMKSLQHDKLVKLHAVVTKEEPIYIITEFMAKGSLLDFLKSDEGRKQPLPKLIDFSAQIAEGMAFIELRNYIHRDLRAANILVNSALVCKIADFGLARLIEDNLYNAREGAKFPIKWTAPEAINFGSFTIKSDVWSFGILLMEIVTYGRIPYPGMSNPEVIRSLDRGYRMPRTDNCPEELYNIMTRCWMNKPEDRPTFEYLQSVLEDFYTATESQYQKQP from the exons GATGGGGTGTGTGAAGTCCAGGTTTACTCAAGATGGTGGGAAGTTCTCCAAAAAAGAGTCTCAAACAAATACTCAGGGCCCTGTTTATGTGCCAGATCCAACATCCTCTGGAAAAAAG ATAATCAGTGATTCCAGTGTTGTCCAGAACATCTCCTCTGATG CACGCTCTGAGAGTACAGACATCACAGTTGTGGCTCTATATGACTACGAAGCCATCCACAAAGAGGATCTCAGCTTCCGGAAGGGTGACCAGATGATGGTCCTAGAAAA GTCTGGAGAGTGGTGGAAAGCTCGATCTCTTGCAACTCGAAAGGAGGGCTATATCCCAAGTAACTATGTAGCTCAGATCAACTCATTGGAGACAGAGGA ATGGTTCTTCAAAGGCATCAGCCGTAAGGATGCGGAGCGTCACCTGCTGGCACCTGGGAACATACTGGGCTCCTTCATGATTCGGGACAGTGAGACCACCAAAG GCAGCTATTCCTTATCAATACGGGACTATGATGCCCAGCACCAGGATGCAGTGAAGCATTATAAGATCCGGACCCTGGATAATGGCGGTTTCTATATCTCCCCACGGAGCACTTTTAACACTCTGCAGGATCTAGTGGCCCACTACAAGA AAGGAAGCGATGGCTTATGCCAGAAGCTAACCATGCCCTGTATGGTCCCCAAGCCCCAGAAACCCTGGGAAAAGGATGCCTGGGAAATCCCCAGGGAATCTCTGAAATTGGAGAGGCTACTAGGAGCTGGGCAATTTGGAGAAGTCTGGATGG CTACCTACAACAAACACACCAAGGTGGCCGTGAAGACCATGAAGCCAGGAAGCATGTCCGTAGAAGCCTTCTTGGCTGAAGCCAACCTGATGAAGTCTCTGCAACACGACAAGCTCGTGAAGCTGCATGCCGTGGTCACCAAGGAAGAGCCCATCTACATCATCACTGAATTCATGGCAAAAG GAAGCCTGCTGGACTTTCTGAAAAGTGATGAAGGCCGAAAACAACCCCTACCCAAGCTCATCGATTTCTCAGCCCAG ATTGCTGAGGGAATGGCCTTTATTGAGTTGAGGAACTATATCCACCGAGATTTAAGAGCAGCCAACATCCTCGTCAACTCGGCCCTGGTGTGTAAGATTGCTGACTTTGGCTTGGCTCGGCTCATTGAGGACAACCTATACAATGCTCGAGAAG GAGCTAAGTTTCCCATCAAGTGGACAGCTCCAGAGGCCATCAACTTCGGCTCCTTTACCATCAAGTCAGATGTGTGGTCCTTCGGCATCCTCTTGATGGAGATAGTCACTTATGGCCGGATTCCCTATCCAG GAATGTCTAACCCTGAAGTGATCCGTTCCCTGGATCGTGGATACCGGATGCCTCGTACAGATAACTGCCCTGAAGAGCTATACAACATCATGACTCGCTGCTGGATGAACAAACCTGAAGACCGGCCTACGTTTGAATATCTCCAAAGTGTGCTGGAGGACTTCTACACTGCCACTGAGAGCCAGTACCAAAAGCAGCCATGA